A section of the Clostridium omnivorum genome encodes:
- the tilS gene encoding tRNA lysidine(34) synthetase TilS has translation MKDKVLKAIKQYSMLKNGDKIIVAVSGGPDSICLLHILHTLKDEFNLELIAAHVNHCLRGKEADEDEKYVEEYCKKNDIKFFSKRVDINRLAMERNLSSESAGREARYEFFHKLMKEHNADKIALAHNANDQAETVLMRIMRGTGIEGLVGIKPVRGNIFIRPLINITRDEIENYCMENNLKPRIDKTNLENIYARNKVRLELIPYIKENFNEDIVNTLNRLSQTVSTDNDYLEYISIQSFKKYCDKNCDKVIINKDAFKEHEAVITRVIRHALLSLKGSLNNFEKVHIYDIIHIQNNSTGKKVVLPENIIAQNNYGNIELYIREENKKVTLNNEYVLEVNCSKFIEELNITVTLQLLLDKRKINVKEQNYIKYFDFDKIKGEMLLRKRKDGDRFTPLGMRGSKKLKDLFIDLKIPQPERDSIPLICFGEDIAWIVGYRLSDKFKITKDTKNVLEIKIERGAF, from the coding sequence TTGAAGGATAAGGTTTTAAAGGCTATTAAGCAGTATTCAATGCTTAAAAATGGAGATAAAATAATTGTAGCGGTATCCGGTGGACCAGATTCTATTTGCCTTCTTCATATTTTACATACATTAAAGGATGAATTCAATTTAGAGCTTATAGCTGCACATGTAAATCACTGCCTTAGAGGAAAAGAAGCAGATGAAGATGAAAAATATGTTGAAGAATACTGTAAAAAAAATGATATAAAATTCTTTAGTAAGAGGGTAGATATAAATAGGCTTGCAATGGAAAGAAATTTATCATCTGAAAGTGCAGGGCGTGAGGCAAGATATGAGTTTTTTCACAAATTAATGAAGGAGCATAATGCAGATAAGATTGCACTTGCTCATAATGCTAATGATCAGGCTGAAACCGTGCTTATGAGAATAATGAGAGGTACAGGTATTGAAGGGTTAGTAGGAATTAAGCCTGTTCGAGGGAATATATTTATAAGACCTCTAATAAATATTACAAGAGATGAAATTGAAAATTATTGTATGGAAAATAATCTTAAGCCTAGAATAGATAAAACAAATTTAGAAAATATTTATGCAAGAAATAAAGTAAGGCTGGAACTTATACCTTATATAAAAGAAAATTTTAATGAAGATATAGTTAATACTTTAAATAGATTATCTCAAACTGTTAGTACAGATAATGATTATTTAGAATATATTTCTATTCAAAGCTTTAAAAAGTATTGTGATAAGAATTGTGATAAGGTTATAATAAACAAGGATGCTTTTAAAGAACATGAAGCTGTAATTACTAGGGTAATAAGGCATGCGCTTTTATCCTTAAAAGGAAGCTTGAATAATTTTGAAAAGGTACATATTTACGATATAATTCATATTCAAAATAATTCAACTGGTAAAAAGGTTGTGCTGCCAGAAAATATAATAGCCCAAAATAATTATGGGAATATTGAATTATATATAAGAGAAGAAAATAAAAAAGTTACTTTAAATAATGAGTATGTATTAGAAGTAAACTGTTCAAAATTTATAGAGGAATTAAATATAACTGTTACCTTGCAGCTGCTTCTAGATAAGCGAAAAATTAACGTTAAGGAACAGAACTATATAAAGTATTTTGATTTTGACAAGATAAAAGGTGAAATGTTATTAAGAAAAAGAAAGGACGGCGATAGGTTTACTCCATTGGGTATGAGGGGAAGTAAAAAGTTAAAGGACTTATTTATTGATTTAAAAATACCTCAGCCAGAAAGGGACAGTATACCACTTATATGCTTTGGAGAAGATATAGCTTGGATTGTAGGTTATAGACTCAGTGATAAATTTAAAATAACAAAAGATACAAAAAATGTATTAGAAATTAAAATTGAAAGAGGTGCTTTCTAA
- the spoIIE gene encoding stage II sporulation protein E: protein MQYGADILTYQRTIKVDKQTNKKVVDLKFIIKVLMYFFISLLISRVMLINFMAPFGIAFLLSMLMHKEEKITLIVGCGTLVGYASLYNNVKYLPAYLTVIGTITVLSYIVDDINKRKKLIMMFVVMFVEFTLFKLLVGKVTLGVTLFTTFFEIACIYPLYYIINYSITCFSDLKSKHLFNNEEIISMAVTASLVVAGTWGASIYGVSVRNVLALGFILVVSYIKGSSVGAASGVALGVIVGMGSNNMMMYVSVYGLCGLISGIFKDSGKVLTGLAYIVSFLIINIYSKTETSAAFKIIEALIACLVFYSIPKKIYDKLALELDYEKKQEDLSEGYVEKVKNIFIKRLDSFSEVLYNMSDILENLADNDKLAMKNKSTALVENLADRVCSNCNMKAMCWKRETYYTYSAFGDLIQNFQEKRKVIPKELERKCVKRTALVQNTEDIVNNYIINEMWRTRLSEGRELLAAQINNMAASVGEIIEEFNADIKFNCEAENNIIRVLEKKGIKYRDIFCYNDKNDRTVVKLTMDPCGGSQLCVKEILPLLNEVLDRPMCVSDEGCSIHTEEKSCSITFEEMPKFHVSSYAGRLCKDGEKYSGDSFSFGKLNDGTYMAIISDGMGSGPQAEQESTAAVELIEKFAESGFSKATAINTVNSIMTLKFSEDEKFSTVDLSSVDLYAGEVDFMKVGAVASFIKSGNRIETIKSKTLPMGILDKVDIDIVKKTVKNGDIIVMVSDGMLDYDNEHVGKEDWVVDFLGKTSCSNPKELAEQLINKAKELSGEKIKDDMTVLVSKVYSLY from the coding sequence ATGCAGTACGGAGCAGATATTTTGACTTATCAAAGAACTATTAAAGTGGACAAGCAAACTAATAAAAAGGTGGTAGATTTAAAATTTATTATTAAAGTACTGATGTACTTTTTTATTTCGCTGCTAATAAGCAGGGTTATGCTGATTAATTTTATGGCACCTTTTGGAATTGCATTCTTGCTATCTATGCTGATGCATAAGGAGGAAAAGATTACTCTTATTGTAGGCTGTGGTACTCTTGTTGGTTATGCATCCTTGTACAATAATGTTAAATACTTACCGGCATATTTGACTGTTATAGGAACCATAACAGTTTTAAGCTACATAGTAGATGACATAAATAAAAGAAAAAAGCTAATAATGATGTTTGTAGTGATGTTTGTAGAGTTTACTCTATTTAAACTATTAGTTGGTAAAGTAACTTTGGGAGTTACACTATTTACTACTTTTTTCGAAATTGCTTGCATCTATCCACTATATTATATTATCAATTATTCAATAACTTGCTTTTCCGATTTGAAAAGTAAACATTTATTCAATAATGAGGAAATAATAAGTATGGCAGTAACAGCTTCTCTAGTAGTAGCTGGAACCTGGGGAGCATCAATTTATGGTGTGTCAGTTAGAAATGTTTTAGCATTGGGATTTATTTTAGTAGTAAGCTATATAAAAGGAAGTTCAGTAGGAGCAGCAAGCGGAGTTGCATTAGGCGTTATAGTAGGCATGGGATCGAATAATATGATGATGTATGTCAGTGTATATGGACTTTGTGGACTTATCTCAGGAATCTTTAAGGATAGTGGAAAAGTACTAACTGGACTTGCTTATATAGTTTCCTTTCTAATAATTAATATTTACTCAAAAACTGAAACTTCAGCAGCCTTTAAAATTATAGAGGCATTAATAGCTTGTTTGGTATTTTACTCAATTCCAAAGAAGATATATGATAAGCTAGCTTTAGAATTAGATTATGAAAAGAAGCAGGAGGACTTGAGTGAAGGATATGTTGAAAAAGTAAAAAACATTTTTATAAAGAGATTGGATAGTTTTTCAGAGGTACTATATAATATGTCTGACATATTGGAGAATCTAGCTGATAATGATAAACTGGCTATGAAAAATAAGAGTACTGCACTTGTTGAAAACTTAGCTGACAGAGTTTGCAGCAATTGCAATATGAAAGCTATGTGTTGGAAGAGAGAAACCTACTATACATATAGTGCTTTTGGAGATTTGATACAAAATTTTCAAGAAAAAAGAAAGGTGATACCAAAGGAACTTGAAAGAAAATGTGTAAAAAGAACTGCTTTAGTTCAAAATACAGAGGATATAGTAAATAATTATATTATTAATGAAATGTGGAGAACAAGACTAAGTGAAGGAAGGGAGCTCTTAGCAGCACAAATAAACAATATGGCTGCATCTGTTGGTGAAATAATTGAAGAATTTAATGCTGATATAAAATTCAATTGTGAGGCAGAAAACAATATAATAAGAGTGCTTGAGAAAAAAGGAATAAAATATAGAGATATATTTTGTTATAACGATAAAAATGATAGGACTGTAGTAAAACTTACTATGGATCCTTGTGGAGGAAGTCAGCTTTGTGTAAAAGAAATACTACCATTATTAAATGAGGTATTAGATAGGCCAATGTGTGTTAGTGATGAGGGGTGCAGTATACATACTGAGGAAAAGAGCTGTTCTATTACCTTTGAAGAAATGCCTAAGTTTCATGTGTCCTCATACGCAGGACGTCTCTGTAAGGATGGAGAAAAATATAGTGGGGATAGCTTCAGCTTTGGAAAGCTAAACGATGGAACCTATATGGCAATAATAAGTGATGGAATGGGTTCAGGACCTCAAGCAGAGCAGGAGAGTACTGCAGCAGTAGAATTAATAGAAAAGTTTGCAGAGTCTGGATTTAGCAAGGCTACTGCTATAAACACTGTAAATTCTATAATGACATTAAAGTTCTCTGAAGACGAAAAGTTCTCTACAGTAGATTTAAGCAGTGTAGATTTATATGCTGGAGAAGTAGACTTTATGAAAGTTGGGGCAGTAGCAAGCTTTATTAAATCTGGAAATAGAATAGAGACAATTAAGTCCAAGACTTTACCAATGGGAATTTTGGATAAAGTAGATATAGATATTGTGAAAAAGACAGTTAAAAATGGAGATATAATAGTTATGGTTAGCGATGGCATGCTTGATTATGATAATGAACATGTGGGGAAAGAAGATTGGGTAGTAGACTTTTTAGGTAAAACAAGCTGCAGTAATCCAAAGGAGCTGGCTGAACAGCTAATAAATAAGGCAAAAGAGCTAAGCGGCGAAAAGATAAAGGATGACATGACAGTACTTGTATCAAAGGTTTATAGTTTATATTAA
- a CDS encoding S1 domain-containing RNA-binding protein, which yields MTLQTGSILEGTVVNITNFGAFVEVDGKTGLVHISEVADTFVKNIRDHLKEQDKVKVKVISVDDNGKISLSIKQAMPQKKSVRPVEVDWSSEKNKGNGNFEDRLSKFLKDSEERFQDLKKHQDSKGRGYRKSSNY from the coding sequence ATGACCTTACAGACAGGAAGTATCCTTGAAGGTACAGTGGTTAACATTACAAACTTTGGCGCATTTGTTGAAGTGGATGGGAAAACAGGTTTAGTTCACATCTCTGAGGTGGCAGATACCTTTGTAAAAAATATCAGAGATCATTTAAAGGAACAAGACAAAGTAAAGGTTAAAGTTATTTCAGTGGATGATAATGGTAAGATAAGTCTATCCATTAAGCAAGCTATGCCGCAGAAAAAATCTGTAAGACCTGTAGAAGTAGATTGGAGTTCTGAAAAGAACAAAGGCAATGGGAATTTTGAAGATAGATTATCTAAATTCCTAAAAGATAGTGAGGAAAGATTTCAAGACCTAAAGAAGCATCAGGATTCAAAGGGACGAGGATATAGAAAAAGTTCAAATTATTAA
- a CDS encoding FtsB family cell division protein, with protein sequence MKKKFRFKRIIFIAALLYVSYVLIGTQISIAKINSEIKVKNQELSKAKDKNLKLQDEIKMSKTDAYIEKLARERLQMIKEGETPVINKK encoded by the coding sequence ATGAAAAAGAAGTTTAGATTTAAACGAATAATTTTTATAGCGGCTCTTTTATATGTTTCTTATGTACTAATAGGTACTCAAATTTCTATTGCTAAAATTAACTCTGAAATTAAAGTTAAGAATCAAGAACTTTCAAAAGCAAAAGATAAAAATTTGAAATTACAGGATGAAATAAAGATGTCTAAAACTGATGCATATATTGAAAAGCTTGCGAGGGAAAGACTTCAAATGATTAAGGAAGGTGAGACTCCTGTAATAAATAAAAAATAG
- the yabQ gene encoding spore cortex biosynthesis protein YabQ — protein sequence MILPISVQARLVFFCLLAGVITGGLFDLYRIMRGLKNPNKVVTFIEDTLFWIFTAIVVFIFLVFTKSTHLGMYAYMFIAIGLLIYMVFISKIFLIIQYRIFNSIGKISRIFMNTILYPFKIGFYKVKFKNKKKIIKK from the coding sequence ATGATATTACCAATTAGTGTACAGGCAAGGCTAGTTTTCTTTTGTTTATTGGCAGGGGTAATAACGGGAGGATTATTTGATCTATATAGAATTATGAGGGGATTAAAAAACCCAAATAAAGTAGTGACTTTTATTGAAGATACCTTATTTTGGATTTTTACTGCAATAGTAGTATTCATTTTTTTAGTTTTTACCAAGAGCACACATCTTGGAATGTATGCTTACATGTTTATTGCTATAGGTTTACTTATATATATGGTATTTATAAGTAAAATATTTTTGATAATACAGTATAGAATATTTAATTCTATTGGAAAGATATCAAGAATTTTCATGAATACTATATTATATCCATTTAAGATTGGCTTTTATAAGGTGAAATTTAAAAATAAGAAAAAAATCATTAAGAAATAA
- the yabP gene encoding sporulation protein YabP → MEVKKEIRIEDKKTNLTLENRKRLILSGVVEVISFNEDQIMLNTLLGSLTVKGEGLKMNKLDVQNGEVIIIGTVNSCVYTGSEAKKDKESIIAKLFK, encoded by the coding sequence ATGGAAGTAAAAAAAGAAATAAGGATAGAAGATAAAAAAACCAATTTAACTCTTGAAAACAGAAAGAGACTTATCTTAAGTGGAGTAGTAGAGGTCATTAGTTTTAATGAGGATCAGATAATGCTAAACACACTTCTAGGTTCCTTAACTGTAAAGGGGGAGGGGCTTAAGATGAATAAGCTTGATGTACAAAATGGAGAAGTAATAATAATTGGTACCGTTAATTCCTGTGTTTATACGGGTTCTGAGGCAAAAAAAGATAAAGAAAGCATAATCGCTAAATTATTTAAGTAG
- a CDS encoding RNA-binding S4 domain-containing protein, which produces MRLDKYLKVSRIIKRRTVAKEACETGRVSINNKVAKPGTEVKEGDIIEIKFAAKSLQARITSTLEHVRKEDAKAMYELLAGEEDTDEE; this is translated from the coding sequence ATGAGATTAGATAAATATTTAAAGGTATCTAGAATTATAAAGAGAAGAACAGTTGCAAAAGAGGCTTGTGAGACTGGAAGAGTGTCTATTAACAATAAAGTTGCAAAACCAGGAACAGAAGTTAAAGAAGGGGACATTATAGAAATAAAGTTTGCTGCTAAAAGTTTACAAGCAAGAATAACAAGCACTCTTGAGCACGTAAGAAAAGAGGATGCTAAGGCTATGTATGAACTTCTAGCTGGTGAGGAAGACACAGACGAAGAATAA
- a CDS encoding HU family DNA-binding protein: MNKAELITSIAEKSGLTKKDAETALKGFIESVQEALVKGEKVQLVGFGTFETRERAARVGRNPRTKEEINIPASVVPVFKAGKEFKEKVDNK, translated from the coding sequence GTGAACAAAGCAGAATTAATAACAAGCATAGCAGAGAAAAGTGGATTAACTAAGAAAGATGCAGAAACAGCTTTAAAAGGATTCATAGAAAGCGTTCAAGAAGCTTTAGTTAAAGGAGAAAAAGTTCAATTAGTTGGATTTGGAACTTTCGAAACTAGAGAAAGAGCTGCAAGAGTTGGAAGAAACCCAAGAACTAAAGAAGAAATAAACATTCCAGCTTCAGTAGTTCCAGTTTTCAAAGCAGGAAAAGAATTCAAGGAAAAGGTAGACAACAAATAA
- the mazG gene encoding nucleoside triphosphate pyrophosphohydrolase, producing the protein MIKVIGLGPGSKDALTMGAVEALREGSKVYLRTYKHPNIEYIKSLGIEFETYDEKYDTLDSFDQVYNAIVEDLIEKHDKYENLIYAVPGHPLVAEKSVNILIKRCEEKNIDLNILPAVSFVDAMMEALKIDPVEGIKIVDAFDIKNQVLDKRIGTVITQVYDKFIASEVKLALSEYYRDDMEIYFVRAAGVKDLESVRKIPLYELDRQEDIDYLTSVYIPKDLNNVRDFHDLVEIMDTLRGEDGCPWDREQTHETLRRYLVEECYEVVEAIDEQDDDKIIEELGDVLLQVVFHARIGKEEGYFDIYDITEGICNKMIERHPHIFGNAIANTSEQVLSNWEEIKKKEKGLKTYTEELKAIARSLPALTRAEKVQAKAKKVGFDWDNVEAAMDKIIEELEEVKNVYKGNNRAKIQEEVGDLIFSTVNVSRFLDIDPEFALNYTIEKFINRFQYIEDKASQKSLKLQEMTLEQMDEFWEEAKRL; encoded by the coding sequence ATGATAAAAGTAATAGGGCTTGGACCTGGTTCTAAGGACGCACTAACAATGGGAGCAGTAGAGGCTTTAAGGGAAGGCAGCAAGGTTTATTTAAGAACTTATAAGCATCCTAATATTGAGTATATTAAGAGCTTAGGTATTGAATTTGAAACCTATGATGAAAAATATGATACACTTGATAGTTTTGATCAGGTATACAATGCTATTGTAGAGGACTTGATTGAAAAACATGATAAATATGAAAATTTAATTTACGCTGTACCAGGGCATCCTCTAGTGGCGGAGAAATCAGTTAATATATTAATAAAACGCTGTGAGGAAAAAAACATTGATCTTAATATATTACCAGCAGTTAGCTTCGTAGATGCAATGATGGAGGCATTAAAGATCGATCCAGTAGAAGGAATAAAGATAGTAGATGCATTTGATATAAAAAATCAAGTGTTAGATAAAAGAATTGGAACTGTTATTACTCAAGTTTATGATAAGTTTATAGCTTCAGAAGTTAAGCTTGCTCTTTCAGAGTACTATAGAGACGATATGGAAATATATTTTGTAAGAGCCGCAGGAGTTAAGGATCTAGAGAGTGTTAGAAAAATTCCTTTATATGAACTTGATAGACAGGAGGATATCGATTATCTTACTTCCGTATATATTCCTAAAGATTTAAATAATGTAAGAGATTTTCATGATTTAGTGGAAATAATGGACACTTTAAGAGGTGAAGATGGGTGTCCGTGGGATAGAGAGCAAACTCACGAAACCTTAAGGAGGTACCTTGTAGAGGAATGCTATGAGGTAGTTGAAGCAATAGATGAACAGGATGACGATAAAATTATTGAAGAACTTGGTGACGTATTGCTTCAAGTAGTTTTCCATGCAAGAATAGGTAAGGAAGAAGGCTATTTTGATATTTATGATATAACAGAGGGAATATGCAATAAAATGATCGAAAGACACCCTCATATCTTTGGAAATGCAATTGCCAATACTTCAGAGCAAGTATTAAGTAATTGGGAAGAGATAAAAAAGAAAGAAAAAGGGCTTAAAACCTATACTGAAGAATTAAAAGCTATTGCGAGAAGTCTACCAGCCCTAACAAGAGCAGAAAAGGTTCAGGCAAAGGCTAAGAAGGTTGGCTTTGATTGGGATAATGTAGAAGCAGCTATGGATAAGATAATTGAGGAATTAGAGGAAGTAAAGAATGTATATAAAGGCAATAATAGGGCAAAAATACAAGAAGAAGTAGGGGATTTGATATTTTCTACCGTAAATGTATCAAGATTCCTTGACATTGACCCTGAGTTTGCATTAAATTATACTATAGAGAAGTTTATTAATCGCTTTCAATACATAGAAGATAAGGCTTCCCAAAAAAGTCTTAAACTTCAAGAAATGACCCTGGAACAGATGGATGAGTTCTGGGAGGAAGCAAAAAGGTTATAA
- a CDS encoding putative polysaccharide biosynthesis protein, producing MKKQSLIKGTFILGIAGIVAKFLGFFFRWPLIMLIGDEGIGYYQMSYPLYTFFIAIASGIPVAVSKMVSEKVAVGDKDGSIVVLKKAMLLMVILGGGFTAVLLAFSNQLIAFFKWDYKAYYSLLGISTAPIVISMMSAFRGFFQGLQNMYPTAVSQIIEQLGRVCVGVGLAFILLPKGIEYSAGGAAFGAAAGGILAGIYLISRYFKVRKEFKVRKSGEDRIILTKLLYTAIPISLGATVGTIMSLIDSILVPQKLLQAGFNYSEATTLYGQLTGKAFVLVSVPLTLSMALCTSLVPMIAEAHLLNRRRELIGKVDMAMKLSMVIAIPSTLGLYFMAMPIVNLIFPGHAAGYKILQYLALTIPFIVLAQTSTAIMQGMGKYITPVINLGIGCLVKVIINFVLVPIPGVNIYGAVVGSICGYIVAALLNIWIMKKNLKISLDYFDVIIKPTLASCLMIIAVVFIYMNVYNYTVSNAISCVVSVLGGALVYGLLILLLGVFKYSYIKKRFLRK from the coding sequence ATGAAAAAACAATCATTGATCAAGGGTACTTTTATTTTAGGTATTGCAGGAATTGTGGCCAAGTTCTTGGGTTTCTTTTTTAGATGGCCGCTTATAATGCTCATAGGAGATGAAGGGATAGGCTACTATCAAATGTCTTATCCACTATACACTTTTTTTATAGCTATAGCATCCGGTATTCCAGTAGCTGTTTCTAAAATGGTATCTGAAAAAGTGGCTGTAGGTGATAAGGATGGCAGCATAGTTGTATTAAAAAAGGCAATGCTGCTTATGGTTATACTTGGTGGCGGCTTTACAGCTGTACTTTTAGCATTTTCAAATCAGCTCATAGCATTTTTTAAGTGGGATTATAAGGCCTATTATTCTCTTTTAGGTATCTCAACAGCACCTATAGTGATATCTATGATGAGTGCATTTAGGGGCTTCTTTCAAGGCCTTCAAAATATGTATCCAACTGCTGTATCACAAATCATTGAGCAGCTTGGAAGAGTTTGCGTAGGAGTTGGACTTGCCTTTATCCTCCTCCCTAAAGGTATAGAATATTCAGCAGGAGGGGCTGCTTTTGGAGCTGCTGCTGGTGGAATATTGGCAGGGATATATCTTATAAGTAGATATTTTAAGGTAAGAAAAGAATTTAAAGTGAGGAAGTCAGGAGAGGATAGAATTATTCTTACAAAACTATTATATACAGCAATTCCTATTTCACTAGGTGCTACAGTGGGGACTATAATGAGTCTTATAGATTCTATATTAGTTCCTCAAAAGCTTTTACAAGCAGGCTTTAACTATTCAGAAGCTACAACTTTATATGGACAACTTACTGGAAAGGCCTTTGTATTAGTTAGTGTTCCGCTGACCTTGTCCATGGCCCTATGCACTTCTTTGGTTCCCATGATTGCAGAAGCACATTTATTAAATAGAAGAAGAGAGCTTATTGGTAAGGTAGATATGGCAATGAAGCTGTCAATGGTAATTGCCATACCATCTACGCTGGGACTTTATTTTATGGCCATGCCTATAGTGAATTTAATTTTTCCAGGACATGCTGCAGGATACAAAATACTTCAATATTTGGCTCTAACAATACCTTTTATAGTTTTGGCCCAAACTAGTACAGCTATTATGCAGGGTATGGGGAAATATATAACTCCAGTTATAAATCTTGGTATAGGCTGTTTGGTAAAGGTAATAATAAATTTTGTACTAGTGCCTATTCCAGGTGTAAATATATATGGTGCGGTAGTAGGAAGTATTTGTGGGTATATAGTCGCAGCTTTACTAAATATTTGGATTATGAAGAAAAACTTAAAAATATCTTTGGATTATTTTGATGTGATTATAAAACCAACCTTAGCTTCATGTTTAATGATAATTGCGGTTGTATTTATTTATATGAATGTCTATAATTATACAGTAAGCAATGCAATTTCCTGTGTGGTTTCTGTTCTGGGAGGGGCATTGGTATATGGATTATTAATTTTATTACTAGGAGTGTTTAAATATAGCTACATAAAGAAAAGATTTTTAAGAAAGTAA
- the spoVT gene encoding stage V sporulation protein T, whose protein sequence is MKATGIVRRIDDLGRVVIPKEIRRTLRIREGDPLEIFTDREGGVILKKYSPIGELSDFSKEYAESLQQSIGHIVLIADKDAIISASGAPKKDYLEKKISNELERAMEDRKTVMLGEGGNKVLALYDDEEAETKYNAQIISPIVSEGDAIGAVIILAKQSGEKLGELELKLAETASAFLGKQMEQ, encoded by the coding sequence ATGAAAGCTACTGGTATAGTTAGACGTATAGACGATCTAGGAAGAGTAGTTATTCCTAAAGAGATAAGAAGAACTTTGAGAATAAGAGAAGGGGATCCATTAGAAATATTCACTGATAGAGAAGGTGGAGTTATCCTCAAAAAATATTCACCAATTGGTGAGTTAAGCGATTTTTCAAAGGAATATGCAGAGTCACTTCAACAATCAATAGGACATATAGTGCTTATAGCTGATAAGGATGCTATTATTTCAGCAAGTGGAGCACCAAAAAAAGATTACTTAGAAAAGAAGATAAGCAACGAACTTGAAAGAGCAATGGAAGACAGGAAAACAGTAATGCTTGGAGAAGGTGGAAATAAAGTATTAGCCCTTTATGATGATGAAGAAGCTGAAACAAAATACAATGCCCAAATAATTTCTCCTATAGTATCAGAAGGAGATGCAATTGGGGCTGTAATAATACTAGCTAAGCAGTCAGGAGAAAAGCTCGGAGAACTAGAGTTAAAATTAGCCGAAACTGCATCAGCCTTCTTGGGCAAGCAAATGGAACAATAG
- a CDS encoding peptidylprolyl isomerase, translated as MKNVRKLMMAAAVAVFTISAVGCNMVSKTPEAIKKSPVAKFGKVTITKAQLDEKMAPVITQLKAQYGDNYATNDQAKQLLDQQKKQVLDSMIAQQIVLQKAQEKKLVPEQAKLTEEINKQYDDIKKAYNDETKFKDALKQAGYTEESLKAYIKDNVIIGKVTDDITKDVKVDDAKCKEYYDQNQTEFTEKPNRIHVAHILLKTEDEAKKVKERLDKGEDFAKVAKEVSTEPAAKESGGDLGFIEYNDANYDKTFMTAAIAVPEGTISQPVQTSFGWHVIKDIKKEEYPVKKFETVKEDIRNNLLTSEKQKKVNDTIEQWKKDANVKYYEKNM; from the coding sequence GTGAAAAACGTAAGAAAACTTATGATGGCAGCAGCTGTAGCAGTTTTTACTATTTCTGCAGTTGGATGCAATATGGTGTCTAAGACACCAGAAGCTATAAAAAAGAGCCCTGTAGCTAAGTTTGGTAAAGTAACTATAACAAAGGCTCAATTGGATGAGAAAATGGCTCCAGTTATTACCCAATTAAAGGCTCAATATGGTGATAATTATGCAACAAATGATCAAGCAAAACAATTACTTGATCAGCAAAAGAAACAAGTTTTAGATTCAATGATAGCTCAACAGATTGTTCTGCAAAAGGCTCAAGAAAAGAAACTTGTACCTGAACAGGCAAAGCTAACTGAAGAAATAAATAAGCAGTATGACGATATTAAAAAGGCTTATAACGACGAAACTAAATTTAAGGATGCCTTAAAGCAAGCTGGTTATACTGAAGAGTCTTTAAAAGCATATATAAAAGATAATGTTATAATTGGAAAAGTAACTGATGATATAACAAAAGACGTTAAAGTTGATGATGCTAAGTGTAAAGAGTACTATGACCAAAATCAAACTGAATTTACCGAAAAGCCAAATAGAATTCACGTTGCCCACATACTTCTAAAAACTGAAGATGAAGCTAAGAAAGTAAAAGAAAGATTAGATAAGGGTGAAGATTTTGCAAAGGTAGCAAAGGAAGTATCAACTGAGCCAGCTGCTAAGGAAAGCGGTGGAGACTTAGGATTTATTGAATACAATGATGCTAACTATGATAAGACCTTTATGACTGCTGCCATTGCTGTTCCAGAAGGAACTATATCTCAACCTGTTCAAACTTCCTTTGGATGGCATGTTATAAAGGACATAAAGAAAGAAGAGTATCCAGTTAAAAAGTTTGAAACTGTTAAGGAAGATATAAGAAACAATTTATTAACTTCAGAAAAGCAAAAGAAAGTTAATGATACTATTGAACAATGGAAGAAAGATGCAAATGTAAAGTATTACGAAAAGAATATGTAA